A part of Coregonus clupeaformis isolate EN_2021a unplaced genomic scaffold, ASM2061545v1 scaf2118, whole genome shotgun sequence genomic DNA contains:
- the LOC121583433 gene encoding major histocompatibility complex class I-related gene protein-like, translating into MDKLSVFLFVHSFYTIVNSGSGSHSLWALGTFISGETPFPEFMVVVMLDDIQVAYYDSNMENFIYRVHNTPNKIHDNEVQDGAYVFRSLYHHMKERSFNLKHHLNLTEGVQVQQRMTGCEMLDNGEPALIMAKNTFNAVLVDHAIYYNMTHFIYDAGKLLKGWDGIRKEYAKGLYVNVFLPICIRTLKTILKREKNVVMRKVPPRLRLIKKEVSGGLQVSCLAFGFYPRHINLTLLRDGQPVAEQELAVGEVLPSGDRTYQLRKSLEVSTEELKKRHNYTCTASHLSLDNKLDVSWESGAERVHLSTLSGLLVMVLIVILLGIFICVKRRWRCTASQSKLCQFSSNHNENMTARAPMRADTKCAKDSVIVGQSSLPLNKGL; encoded by the exons ATGGACAAACTGTCTGTCTTTTTGTTTGTTCATTCGTTTTACACCATTGTCAACTCAG GTTCAGGATCACATTCTCTGTGGGCACTTGGAACATTTATAAGCGGAGAGACGCCTTTTCCTGAGTTTATGGTTGTGGTGATGTTGGATGACATTCAAGTGGCTTACTATGACTCCAACATGGAAAACTTTATCTACAGGGTACATAACACCCCTAACAAAATACATGATAACGAAGTTCAGGACGGAGCTTATGTATTTAGATCTTTGTACCACCACATGAAAGAGAGATCATTTAACCTAAAGCACCACTTAAACCTCACAGAAGGTGTTCAAGTTCAGCAAAGAATGACTGGCTGTGAGATGTTGGACAATGGTGAACCAGCCCTGATCATGGCAAAGAACACTTTCAATGCAGTTTTAGTAGATCATGCAATATATTACAACATGACACATTTTATATACGATGCAGGTAAACTACTTAAAGGATGGGATGGAATAAGGAAAGAATATGCAAAAGGACTTTATGTGAATGTTTTCCTTCCCATTTGCATCAGAACACTGAAGACAATCCTGAAGAGAGAGAAGAACGTTGTGATGCGTAAAGTACCTCCCAGACTCAGGTTGATAAAGAAAGAGGTTTCTGGAGGACTCCAGGTGAGCTGCCTGGCGTTTGGTTTCTACCCCCGCCACATCAACCTGACCCTGCTGAGAGACGGCCAGCCAGTGGCAGAACAGGAGCTGGCAGTGGGGGAGGTtctgcctagtggagacaggaccTACCAGCTGAGGAAGAGTCTGGAGGTCAGTACTGAGGAGCTAAAGAAGAGACACAACTACACCTGTACTGCCTCTCACCTCAGTCTGGACAACAAGCTGGATGTCAGTTGGGAGTCTGGGGCAGAGAGAGTACACCTATCCACACTCTCAGGTCTACTGGTGATGGTTCTGATTGTTATTCTATTGGGCATTTTCATTTGTGTCAAAAGGAGGTGGAGATGCACTGCCTCCCAGTCAAAACTTTGTCAATTCAGCTCAAATCACAATGAAAATATGACTGCCAGAGCACCTATGAGGGCAGACACAAAATGTGCAAAAGATTCTGTTATTGTTGGTCAATCTTCCCTTCCCCTTAACAAAGGACTGTAA